The Candidatus Hydrogenedentota bacterium genome contains a region encoding:
- a CDS encoding prepilin-type N-terminal cleavage/methylation domain-containing protein, protein MRSKRGFTLIELLVVIAIIAILAAILLPALARAREAARRASCQNNLKQWGIVYKMFANEAKEEKWPDFFFKITLPPLGNPISDVSLGFNAGPYVPQIYPEYLSDPAVSACPSDASGGSDLWTSSVDGRNLFGTAIDDDYVPENNAISGPGCNHGGVCMNSIDASYAYFGYLMDRNSDTDPTSNLVALSALLVLFGSDPIPDAANKFGPQQFLELIVKLGNAALPQYIAFLSSQDPTAFNALTNNDVSVASGAGNSGGNLILKLREGIERFLITDINNPAGSAQAQSEIYVMLDRTSTKPEDFNHVPGGSNVLYMDGHVEFVKYGSKEPVQSNFARVDENLNPGN, encoded by the coding sequence ATGAGGTCGAAACGTGGATTTACCCTGATTGAGCTGTTGGTGGTAATCGCGATTATCGCCATCCTGGCTGCAATCCTGTTGCCGGCGCTGGCGCGTGCCCGTGAAGCGGCGCGTCGTGCGAGCTGCCAGAACAACCTGAAGCAGTGGGGTATCGTGTACAAGATGTTCGCGAACGAAGCGAAAGAAGAGAAATGGCCGGATTTCTTCTTCAAGATCACTTTGCCCCCGCTCGGCAACCCGATTTCGGATGTGAGCTTGGGATTCAATGCGGGTCCGTACGTTCCCCAGATTTACCCTGAATACCTGTCGGATCCGGCGGTTTCGGCCTGCCCGTCTGATGCGTCTGGTGGTTCGGACCTTTGGACGAGCAGCGTGGATGGCCGCAACCTGTTCGGCACTGCGATCGATGACGACTACGTTCCCGAGAACAACGCCATCTCCGGTCCTGGCTGCAATCATGGTGGCGTGTGCATGAACTCGATTGATGCGAGCTACGCGTATTTCGGCTACCTGATGGATCGCAACAGCGACACTGATCCGACGTCGAACTTGGTCGCGCTGTCGGCGCTGCTGGTGCTGTTCGGTTCGGACCCGATTCCGGACGCGGCGAACAAGTTCGGCCCGCAACAGTTCCTCGAGTTGATCGTCAAACTAGGCAACGCGGCGCTTCCGCAGTACATCGCGTTCCTGAGCTCGCAGGACCCCACGGCGTTTAACGCGCTCACGAACAACGACGTGTCAGTTGCTTCGGGCGCAGGCAACAGCGGCGGCAACCTCATCCTGAAGCTGCGTGAGGGTATCGAGCGCTTCCTGATCACCGACATCAATAACCCGGCGGGAAGCGCACAGGCGCAGAGCGAAATCTACGTGATGCTTGACCGCACGTCGACGAAACCGGAAGACTTCAACCACGTCCCCGGCGGCAGCAACGTCCTGTACATGGACGGTCACGTCGAGTTCGTCAAGTACGGTTCGAAGGAGCCGGTCCAGTCGAACTTCGCGCGCGTGGACGAGAACCTGAACCCGGGTAACTAA
- a CDS encoding LacI family DNA-binding transcriptional regulator: MPKHTIYDIARLAGVSGKTVSRVLNDEPGVRPETRSRVESVIEQMGYQPHHGARSMRGQHRDCVGVVFSAPLQVVPISQQQVNWLFLELYRVFGARGKFICFDLNSSPNGTRGDDYARALWQRRCNGCIVHGALRLGDKTILRIHKSGSPYMALNRFDSIPDLCCATVDFEEAAYRSTKRLIDRGHTRIGMLQAFSKFQAGNERRNGYIRAYDESGIPVDDTLIRPVSFAGSEVTTATRELLVDQSATAIIDCSMLEDASWLLAGAAHAGRAPGSDFEIIDWTYGADSVVHSNACAHVRLPLREAGSEGIELLLQWFDRERDEPFQIIRRPELIEPDAIRDQQKATPVFDTLA, translated from the coding sequence ATGCCGAAACATACAATTTACGATATAGCCCGACTGGCCGGTGTATCGGGTAAGACCGTCAGCCGTGTCCTGAACGACGAGCCGGGCGTACGACCGGAGACCCGCAGCCGTGTCGAATCCGTCATCGAACAAATGGGCTACCAGCCCCACCATGGCGCGCGGAGCATGCGCGGCCAGCACCGGGACTGCGTCGGCGTCGTGTTCTCCGCCCCGCTCCAGGTCGTGCCGATCAGCCAACAACAAGTCAACTGGCTATTTCTCGAACTCTACCGGGTTTTCGGCGCGCGCGGGAAGTTCATTTGCTTCGATCTGAATTCATCCCCGAACGGCACGCGGGGCGATGACTATGCCCGCGCACTCTGGCAGCGGCGATGCAACGGGTGCATCGTGCACGGCGCGCTCCGCCTGGGCGACAAAACGATCCTGCGCATTCACAAGAGCGGCAGCCCGTACATGGCGCTCAACCGGTTCGACTCGATTCCCGATCTGTGCTGTGCGACGGTCGACTTCGAAGAAGCGGCGTATCGCAGCACGAAACGCCTCATCGATCGCGGCCACACGCGTATCGGCATGCTTCAGGCATTCAGCAAGTTTCAGGCGGGCAACGAGCGGCGCAACGGCTACATCCGCGCGTATGACGAATCGGGCATTCCCGTCGATGACACCCTGATTCGGCCCGTCTCTTTCGCAGGGTCCGAGGTTACGACCGCGACGCGCGAACTGCTCGTGGACCAGTCGGCCACCGCGATCATCGATTGCAGCATGCTGGAGGACGCATCGTGGCTCCTGGCGGGCGCGGCCCACGCCGGCCGCGCACCCGGCTCGGATTTCGAAATCATCGACTGGACCTACGGAGCGGATTCCGTGGTTCATTCCAACGCGTGCGCGCATGTACGCCTGCCGCTGCGCGAGGCCGGGTCCGAGGGCATCGAACTGCTGCTCCAATGGTTCGATCGCGAGCGCGACGAACCGTTCCAAATTATCCGCCGCCCCGAGCTCATCGAACCCGACGCTATCCGCGATCAACAAAAAGCAACGCCCGTGTTCGACACCCTCGCCTAG
- the tsaB gene encoding tRNA (adenosine(37)-N6)-threonylcarbamoyltransferase complex dimerization subunit type 1 TsaB, with protein sequence MKTLGVDTSTPVNAVALCEGGRILVETHVDCGRAHAERLMATADWVLGEAGIGLEAVGMLAVSVGPGSFTGLRIGVAAWKGLALARGLPLAGVPTLDAMTRIGAFHDAIVCPMLDAKMGEVFAAAYRFGPTGREKLTADCVLPVDQVLAMTPVETIFFGDGAELYRERIHALRPNAVILGGEFRSPRASAVCLEAEDRVAHGCDTSAAAVKPVYLRMSQPEVLRAQTTP encoded by the coding sequence ATGAAAACACTTGGCGTCGATACCAGCACTCCGGTAAACGCCGTGGCCCTGTGCGAAGGCGGACGTATCTTGGTGGAGACACACGTCGACTGCGGCCGGGCACACGCCGAGCGGCTTATGGCGACGGCGGATTGGGTCCTCGGCGAGGCCGGTATTGGCCTCGAGGCCGTCGGCATGCTCGCGGTTTCCGTAGGGCCGGGATCGTTCACGGGACTTCGCATCGGAGTGGCCGCGTGGAAAGGCCTCGCCCTCGCGCGCGGCCTTCCCCTCGCCGGCGTCCCGACACTTGACGCCATGACGCGCATCGGCGCATTCCACGACGCCATCGTGTGCCCCATGCTGGACGCAAAAATGGGCGAGGTGTTTGCCGCGGCATATCGATTCGGGCCAACGGGCCGCGAAAAGTTGACCGCGGACTGCGTGTTGCCCGTCGATCAAGTACTGGCGATGACGCCCGTGGAAACAATCTTTTTTGGCGATGGCGCGGAGCTTTACCGCGAACGAATCCACGCGTTACGTCCCAATGCCGTCATTCTCGGCGGCGAATTCCGGTCGCCGCGCGCCAGCGCCGTGTGCCTCGAAGCCGAAGACCGCGTCGCGCACGGATGCGATACATCGGCGGCGGCAGTCAAACCGGTGTACTTGCGCATGTCCCAGCCGGAAGTCCTCCGCGCACAGACCACACCATGA
- the rimI gene encoding ribosomal protein S18-alanine N-acetyltransferase, which produces MSVSESTELRFVPLSGTHLADVLAIEQEAYPEPWSEGMFREEIHHGRSYFVVAMLGPELIGYGGYWPLLDEAHITSVTIKDEYRGLGYGRSLLSHILRRAIEDDLSTATLEVRESNVRARSLYESFGFAITGRRRRYYPKTDEDALIMTKRLES; this is translated from the coding sequence ATGAGCGTATCCGAATCGACAGAACTGAGATTTGTCCCGCTGTCGGGTACGCATTTGGCGGACGTTCTGGCAATCGAACAGGAGGCATATCCCGAGCCGTGGTCCGAAGGAATGTTCCGCGAGGAAATCCACCACGGCCGGTCTTATTTCGTCGTGGCGATGCTCGGTCCCGAGTTGATAGGCTACGGCGGCTATTGGCCATTGCTGGACGAGGCCCACATCACGAGCGTGACCATCAAGGATGAGTACCGAGGTTTGGGGTACGGGCGCAGCCTGCTGTCCCATATTCTGCGGCGGGCGATCGAGGACGATTTGAGCACCGCCACACTCGAAGTTCGTGAGTCAAACGTGCGCGCGCGCTCTCTCTACGAGAGTTTCGGTTTCGCGATTACCGGCAGGCGCCGCCGCTACTATCCGAAGACCGATGAAGACGCCCTGATCATGACCAAACGGTTGGAAAGCTGA
- a CDS encoding dephospho-CoA kinase, producing the protein MRIYGLTGGTGSGKSEAARRFAELGFPVIDADAVGHDVIAPGGAAERAVIEAFGPDIVTAGAIDRAKLGAIVFRDDAARKRLNAIVHPAIGMAIAMRCAALAEKGHGAVVVDAALIAENGRKEDYLSGLILVMSPVELRIQRLIEHREIDLAEARRRIASQTAPETKLALADWVIDNSGTKEELYRQVDAIAREMNG; encoded by the coding sequence GTGCGAATCTACGGACTCACCGGCGGCACCGGCAGCGGAAAGTCCGAAGCCGCGCGCCGTTTCGCGGAACTGGGGTTTCCCGTCATCGACGCCGACGCGGTCGGCCACGACGTCATCGCGCCCGGCGGCGCGGCGGAACGCGCAGTCATCGAAGCGTTCGGGCCGGACATCGTTACGGCCGGCGCGATCGATCGCGCGAAGCTCGGCGCAATCGTGTTCCGCGACGACGCCGCGCGAAAGCGGCTCAACGCGATCGTGCATCCCGCGATCGGCATGGCCATCGCCATGCGATGCGCGGCGCTAGCCGAAAAGGGACACGGCGCCGTTGTTGTCGACGCCGCCCTTATCGCCGAGAACGGAAGGAAAGAGGACTATCTCAGCGGGCTCATCCTGGTGATGAGTCCCGTCGAATTGCGCATCCAACGGCTGATCGAACACCGCGAAATCGACCTGGCCGAGGCGCGTCGGCGAATCGCGTCGCAAACCGCCCCCGAAACAAAGCTTGCCCTCGCCGACTGGGTGATCGACAATAGCGGCACGAAGGAAGAACTGTACAGGCAGGTTGACGCAATCGCCCGGGAAATGAACGGATGA